A stretch of the Serratia marcescens genome encodes the following:
- the ruvA gene encoding Holliday junction branch migration protein RuvA: MIGRLRGNILEKQPPLVLLEANGVGYEVHMPMTCFYELPELGQEAIVFTHFVVREDAQLLYGFNDKQERALFRELIKVNGVGPKLALAILSGMSAQQFVSAVEREEITALVKLPGVGKKTAERLVVEMKDRFKGLNGDLFNSSSEISLPSAAAKAPEADAEAEAVSALVALGYKPQEASRMISKIAKPGADCETLIRDALRAAL; encoded by the coding sequence ATGATAGGTCGTCTCAGAGGAAATATTCTGGAAAAGCAGCCGCCGCTGGTGTTACTGGAGGCGAACGGCGTGGGCTATGAGGTACACATGCCGATGACCTGCTTTTACGAGCTGCCGGAACTGGGGCAAGAGGCCATCGTGTTTACCCACTTCGTGGTGCGTGAAGACGCGCAGCTGCTGTACGGTTTCAACGACAAGCAGGAGCGTGCGCTGTTCCGCGAGCTGATCAAGGTCAACGGCGTCGGGCCAAAACTGGCGCTGGCGATCCTGTCCGGCATGTCCGCGCAGCAGTTCGTCAGCGCGGTGGAGCGTGAAGAGATCACTGCACTGGTCAAGCTGCCGGGCGTAGGCAAGAAAACTGCCGAGCGCCTGGTGGTGGAGATGAAAGACCGCTTCAAAGGGCTGAACGGCGACCTGTTCAACAGCAGCAGCGAGATCAGTCTGCCGTCCGCCGCCGCCAAAGCGCCTGAAGCGGACGCCGAAGCCGAAGCTGTTTCGGCGCTGGTGGCGTTGGGCTATAAGCCGCAGGAAGCCAGCCGCATGATCAGCAAAATTGCCAAACCGGGCGCCGACTGCGAGACGCTGATCCGCGACGCGCTGCGCGCTGCTTTGTAA
- the ruvC gene encoding crossover junction endodeoxyribonuclease RuvC produces MAIILGIDPGSRVTGYGLIRQQGRQLSYIASGCIRTVVDDMPTRLKLIYAGVSEIITQFQPDFFAIEQVFMAKNPDSALKLGQARGVAIVAAVNQNLEVFEYAARQVKQTVVGTGAAEKAQVQHMVRSLLKLSANPQADAADALAIAITHCHLSQNVLRMSEGRLNLARGRLR; encoded by the coding sequence ATGGCGATCATACTCGGTATCGATCCCGGCTCACGCGTCACCGGCTATGGCCTTATCCGTCAGCAGGGGCGTCAGTTGAGCTATATCGCCAGCGGCTGCATCCGCACGGTGGTGGACGACATGCCGACGCGGCTGAAGCTGATTTACGCCGGCGTCAGTGAGATCATCACCCAGTTTCAGCCCGACTTCTTCGCCATCGAACAGGTGTTTATGGCCAAGAACCCGGATTCGGCGCTCAAGCTCGGTCAGGCGCGCGGCGTCGCGATCGTGGCGGCGGTGAATCAGAATCTGGAAGTGTTCGAGTATGCGGCGCGGCAGGTCAAACAGACCGTGGTCGGCACCGGCGCGGCCGAAAAGGCGCAGGTACAGCACATGGTGCGCTCGCTGCTCAAACTCTCGGCCAACCCGCAGGCGGACGCCGCCGATGCCCTGGCCATCGCCATCACCCACTGCCACCTCAGCCAGAACGTGCTGCGGATGAGCGAAGGGCGGCTGAACCTGGCGCGCGGGCGTTTGCGCTGA
- a CDS encoding YebC/PmpR family DNA-binding transcriptional regulator gives MAGHSKWANTKHRKAAQDAKRGKIFTKIIRELVTAAKLGGGDPDSNPRLRAAMDKALSNNMTRDTMNRAIARGVGGDDDTNMETIIYEGYGPGGTAVMIECLSDNRNRTVAEVRHAFTKCGGNLGTDGSVAYLFTKKGVITYAPGLDEDTVMEAALEAGAEDIVTYDDGAIDVFTAWESLGAVKDALTAAGFEAEAAEVSMIPSTKADMDAETAPKLLRLIDMLEDCDDVQEVYHNGEISDEVAATL, from the coding sequence ATGGCAGGTCATAGTAAGTGGGCCAACACAAAGCACCGTAAAGCGGCGCAGGACGCCAAGCGCGGTAAAATTTTCACCAAGATTATTCGTGAGCTGGTCACGGCCGCCAAGCTGGGCGGCGGCGATCCGGATTCCAACCCGCGTCTGCGCGCGGCGATGGACAAGGCGCTGTCGAACAACATGACGCGCGACACCATGAACCGTGCGATCGCGCGCGGGGTGGGCGGCGATGATGATACCAACATGGAAACCATCATCTATGAAGGTTACGGCCCTGGTGGCACCGCCGTCATGATCGAATGCCTGAGCGACAACCGCAACCGCACCGTGGCGGAAGTGCGCCACGCCTTCACCAAATGCGGCGGCAACCTCGGCACCGACGGTTCCGTGGCTTACCTGTTCACCAAGAAAGGCGTGATCACCTACGCACCGGGCCTGGATGAAGACACCGTGATGGAAGCGGCGCTGGAAGCCGGTGCGGAAGACATCGTGACCTATGACGATGGCGCCATCGACGTGTTCACCGCCTGGGAAAGTCTGGGCGCGGTGAAAGACGCGCTGACCGCGGCGGGTTTCGAAGCCGAAGCGGCGGAAGTATCGATGATCCCATCGACCAAGGCTGACATGGATGCGGAAACCGCGCCTAAGCTGTTGCGCCTGATCGATATGCTGGAAGACTGCGACGACGTGCAGGAAGTTTACCATAACGGTGAAATCTCCGACGAAGTGGCGGCGACGCTGTAA
- the nudB gene encoding dihydroneopterin triphosphate diphosphatase — protein sequence MSYKRPESILVVIYAKSSGRVLMLQRRDDTEFWQSVTGSLEQDESPPHAAQREVMEEVGIDIEAEHLPLFDCQRCVEFELFVHLRHRYAPGTTRNKEHWFCLALPEERDPVITEHHAYQWLEAAEAVKLTKSWSNQQAIEEFVINSVQ from the coding sequence ATGAGTTACAAGCGCCCTGAATCTATCCTGGTAGTGATTTACGCGAAATCCAGTGGTCGGGTGCTGATGTTACAGCGGCGCGACGATACCGAGTTCTGGCAGTCGGTCACCGGCAGCCTGGAACAGGATGAGTCGCCGCCGCATGCCGCGCAGCGTGAAGTCATGGAAGAAGTCGGTATCGATATCGAAGCAGAGCACCTGCCGTTGTTCGATTGCCAGCGCTGCGTGGAGTTTGAACTCTTTGTCCATTTGCGACATCGCTATGCGCCGGGAACCACGCGCAATAAAGAGCACTGGTTCTGTCTGGCGTTGCCCGAGGAGCGCGATCCGGTGATTACCGAGCATCACGCTTACCAATGGCTTGAGGCGGCCGAGGCCGTGAAGTTGACCAAGTCATGGAGCAATCAGCAGGCGATTGAAGAGTTCGTGATCAATTCAGTCCAGTAG